In Emys orbicularis isolate rEmyOrb1 chromosome 12, rEmyOrb1.hap1, whole genome shotgun sequence, one genomic interval encodes:
- the BPIFB6 gene encoding BPI fold-containing family B member 6 — protein sequence MTESDLLQKLAAAAAKKQPGVKPIKGISRVKVKDFQPPEITLTFLPGTGLFMAVLTRITITGKSFIGANMEITVVANMTAKNKLSQDDLGCPKFSVGDCQISLVSIKTNLPSSMLPKLVNKFLVTTLQKVLPDMLCPAVDAVLTLVNQKFTTLVSPSSVGAAGSIRYALLSPPVTREDFIELDLNTTVLHEGGDLIDLPTDPQALISLPPKMDSATQLALSVNFLSAELTLLQTSLNLDVTETTLSESLPPSQPMVIEIRITQRPVLTMQQDKGLVHLFGTAEFLTSQPDAARESLFVLNIHINLGTQFSLQEEKLRISLALDRSDVR from the exons ATGACTGAGAGCGACCTTCTTCAGaaactggcagcagctgcagctaaaAAGCAGCCAGGTGTCAAACCCATCAAGGGCATTTCCAG GGTAAAAGTTAAAGACTTTCAACCCCCGGAGATAACGCTAACATTCTTACCAGGGACTGGGCTCTTCATGGCTGTGTTAACTCGCATAACCATCACTGGGAAGAG CTTTATAGGTGCAAATATGGAAATCACAGTGGTTGCGAACATGACCGCCAAGAACAAACTGTCGCAGGATGACTTGGGTTGCCCCAAATTCAGCGTTGGCGACTGCCAGATTTCTCTCGTTAGTATTAAAACCAACCTTCCCAGCAG CATGCTGCCCAAACTTGTGAATAAGTTCCTGGTTACCACCCTTCAAAAAGTCTTGCCAGACATG CTGTGTCCAGCAGTGGATGCTGTGCTTACCCTCGTGAACCAAAAGTTCACCACCCTGGTTT CCCCGAGCTCAGTCGGTGCCGCTGGAAGCATCCGCTATGCTTTGCTGAGCCCGCCGGTGACGAGAGAAGATTTCATAGAACTGGATTTAAAT ACCACGGTCCTGCACGAGGGCGGAGATCTCATTGACCTTCCCACCGACCCCCAAGCTCTTATCTCCCTGCCGCCGAAAATGGACTCCGCTACCCAGCTGGCCCTGTCAGTGAATTTCCTGAGTGCCGAGCTAACTCTCCTACAAACATCCCTCAACCTTGACGTCACGGAGACCACA CTCTCGGAGTCGTTGCCTCCGTCTCAGCCGATGGTTATTGAAATCCGAATAACTCAACGGCCCGTGCTCACCATGCAGCAGGACAAAGGCCTCGTGCATCTCTTCGGCACCGCGGAGTTCCTCACGTCGCAGCCCGACGCTGCTCGGGAGTCCCTCTTCGTCCTCAACATT CATATCAATTTGGGGACCCAATTCTCTCTTCAAGAAGAGAAGCTGCGGATCTCCTTGGCTCTGGACAGGTCAGACGTTCGCTAG